In Puntigrus tetrazona isolate hp1 chromosome 18, ASM1883169v1, whole genome shotgun sequence, one genomic interval encodes:
- the malt3 gene encoding mucosa-associated lymphoid tissue lymphoma translocation protein 1, which yields MRTVVILQQPMSVCVPPNHEVTLRVQAIGTGALNYQWFDKQQTEVEGGTKPELTVSLQRSGAYTCRVSDLYCNYQFTDWVKVRILDEPGVSHTWRGEPHVVIHPISQTVKPGETFTLKCTALGKPAPVYQWYRNGRILPKQTTETLSIENASADTVGSYLCAVSNILEERWSEAAEIEIARPDQQPTATLMATDKVALLIGNLNYNHHPGLMAPTMDVHELANLLQQLGFRVVSLLDLTLQEMQAAIDKFLQLLDRGVYAVFYYAGHGYEHSGRNYLVAIDAPRPYRTENCVCVQRVMHSMQERKAQLNVILLDTCRKWYKQKGPSSEIKPLAPLGNTVYGYATSEDAEAFEVQDGGKSTGIFTKYLNKHVLKPERVTHVLEQVSEDLGKDPLVRGRQVVEIRHTLTEPRALTDPVRTSGHTMELRRRDACWKQANVLPGRRSLDFPYCGVKVELSFSALFSNVLVVFGTVRNASTKAQDCTLILDSEPQMQDIFSGSGRSEEMDSLLVNSGESPACTLRLCCLQRLQGSLVINVTLHYTHTQTKERLTVCRELDIGRPLIASCKLNPMRPVDKRQESRVHTVDHMPNIRHPHHQNHARPGRPYTRKAENRLQSSAKSTSMSSNEPEENDENDSNEFTM from the exons ATGAGAACTG TTGTTATTCTACAGCAGCcgatgtctgtgtgtgtaccaCCAAACCATGAGGTGACCTTAAGAGTTCAAGCAATAGGGACCGGTGCATTGAATTATCAGTGGTTTGATAAACAACAGACGGAG GTGGAGGGTGGGACAAAGCCCGAGCTCACCGTCTCTCTCCAGAGATCTGGAGCGTATACTTGCCGAGTGAGCGACCTGTACTGTAACTATCAGTTCACAGACTGGGTAAAAGTACGAATCCTAGATGAACCAG GTGTTTCTCACACATGGAGAGGGGAACCCCATGTAGTCATTCACCCAATAAGCCAAACCGTAAAACCAGGGGAGACTTTCACTCTTAAATGCACCGCTTTAGGCAAACCTGCGCCTGTCTACCAGTGGTACAGAAACGGTCGCATCCTTCCTAAACAGACCACAGAAACACTCAGC ATAGAAAATGCCAGTGCTGACACTGTAGGCTCATATCTCTGTGCTGTGTCAAATATTTTGGAGGAGAGATGGTCAGAAGCAGCCGAGATTGAGATTG CACGTCCAGATCAACAACCAACGGCCACGCTTATGG CAACCGACAAAGTGGCATTATTGATTGGGAACCTGAACTACAATCACCATCCTGGTCTGATGGCCCCCACCATGGATGTTCATGAGCTGGCCAATCTTCTACAACAGCTGGGCTTCAGAGTGGTCTCTCTGCTTGATCTCACCCTTCAGGAAATGCAGGCTGCCATTGACAAGTTCTTGCAGCTCTTGGACCGAGGAGTTTATG ctgttttttacTACGCTGGCCATGGCTACGAGCACTCCGGCAGAAATTACCTGGTGGCCATTGACGCTCCACGACCCTACCGTAcagaaaactgtgtgtgtgtacaaagaGTGATGCACAGCATGCAGGAGAGAAAAGCCCAGCTCAACGTCATTCTCCTGGATACCTGCAGAAAATG GTACAAACAAAAAGGTCCTTCCTCTGAAATCAAGCCTTTGGCTCCTCTGGGAAACACTGTGTATGGATACGCCAC GAGTGAAGATGCAGAGGCCTTCGAGGTCCAGGATGGTGGAAAGAGCACAGGGATCTTCACTAAGTATCTGAACAAACATGTCTTAAAGCCAGAGAGGGTGACCCATGTCTTGGAGCAGGTCTCTGAGG ATCTGGGTAAGGACCCTCTGGTGCGTGGCAGGCAGGTCGtagagatcagacacactctgaCAGAGCCGCGGGCTTTGACCGATCCTGTACGGACATCTGGACACACCATGGAGCTCCGCCGGCGGGATGCTTGTTGGAAACAGGCTAATG TTCTTCCTGGTCGAAGGTCTCTGGACTTTCCGTATTGTGGTGTTAAGGTGGAGCTGAGTTTCTCGGCCCTGTTCTCCAATGTCCTGGTTGTGTTTGGTACAGTGAGGAACGCAAGCACTAAGGCCCAGGACTGCACTCTGATTCTTGATAGCGAACCG caaatGCAGGACATTTTCTCTGGTTCCGGTAGATCAGAAGAAATGGACAGTCTGCTTGTGAACAGCGGTGAAAGTCCTGCCTGCACCCTCAGATTGTGTTGCCTTCAAAGACTCCAG GGATCTCTGGTGATCAACGTGACGCTGCACtacacccacacacaaactAAAGAACGTCTCACAGTGTGCAGAGAGCTGGACATAGGCAGGCCTCTCATTGCCTCCTGCAAGCTGAATCCGATGAGACCGGTGGACAAGAGGCAAGAGAGTCGTGTCCATACTGTGGACCACATGCCAAACATAAGACACCCTCATCATCAGAACCATGCTCGACCCGGTCGGCCGTACACACGCAAGGCCGAGAACCGGTTGCAGAGTTCAGCCAAATCCACCTCCATGAGCAGCAACGAACCAGAGGAGAATGATGAAAATGACTCTAATGAATTCACTATGTGA